A region from the Thauera humireducens genome encodes:
- a CDS encoding DUF4936 family protein — protein MLTHVYIYYRVRPEQDVEIARASVAAMQAAAARRTGVQGRLMQRADDATTWMEVYEDVGDRAAFMVVLEAEAVAHRLADLVAEGAARHVEHFVEQR, from the coding sequence ATGCTCACGCACGTCTATATCTATTACCGGGTTCGCCCGGAGCAGGATGTGGAGATCGCCCGCGCCAGTGTCGCGGCCATGCAGGCCGCCGCGGCCCGTCGCACGGGCGTGCAGGGCCGGCTGATGCAACGGGCGGACGACGCGACGACCTGGATGGAGGTCTACGAGGACGTCGGCGATCGCGCGGCCTTCATGGTCGTGCTCGAGGCGGAAGCTGTCGCGCACCGGCTTGCGGACCTCGTCGCCGAAGGCGCTGCCCGGCACGTCGAGCATTTCGTCGAGCAGCGCTGA
- a CDS encoding histone deacetylase: MKLYYADHFVLPLPEGHRFPMEKYARLRSRLLASGAFAEADFCVPDAASDDAILRAHDPAYLQRVARGTLDAAEVRRIGFPWSPAMVERSRRSAGATLAACRSALARDGGTACAVNLAGGTHHAHRDFGSGFCVFNDAAIAALAMRAEHRVRRVAIVDCDVHQGDGTAAILADEPEVFTCSLHGAKNFPFRKQTSDLDIELPDETGDAAYLTALDAALQSVFERAQPELVIYLAGADPYAGDRLGRLALSIDGLRLRDERVLAACRDAGVPVAIAMAGGYAEPIDDTVTIHVNTVTTAARLLRDGA; encoded by the coding sequence ATGAAGCTCTACTACGCCGACCACTTCGTCTTGCCGCTGCCCGAAGGCCACCGCTTTCCGATGGAAAAGTACGCCCGCCTGCGCAGTCGCCTGCTCGCCAGCGGCGCATTCGCCGAAGCGGATTTCTGCGTACCCGATGCGGCGAGCGACGACGCCATCCTGCGCGCGCATGACCCCGCCTATCTGCAGCGGGTCGCCCGCGGCACGCTCGACGCCGCCGAAGTTCGGCGCATCGGCTTTCCATGGTCGCCCGCCATGGTGGAGCGCTCGCGCCGCTCGGCCGGCGCCACCCTCGCAGCCTGTCGCAGTGCCCTCGCACGCGACGGCGGCACGGCCTGCGCAGTGAACCTGGCCGGCGGCACGCATCACGCCCATCGCGATTTCGGCTCCGGATTCTGCGTCTTCAACGATGCGGCGATCGCCGCGCTGGCCATGCGCGCCGAACACCGCGTGCGCCGGGTGGCCATCGTCGATTGCGACGTGCATCAGGGTGACGGCACCGCGGCCATCCTCGCCGACGAGCCCGAAGTCTTCACCTGCAGCCTGCACGGCGCCAAGAACTTCCCCTTCCGCAAGCAGACGAGCGACCTCGACATCGAGCTACCCGACGAGACCGGCGACGCCGCCTATCTGACGGCACTGGACGCAGCCCTGCAGAGCGTCTTCGAGCGCGCGCAGCCCGAGCTGGTGATCTATCTCGCCGGCGCCGACCCCTATGCCGGCGACCGCCTCGGACGCCTCGCGCTCAGCATCGACGGCCTGCGCCTGCGCGACGAGCGCGTGCTGGCCGCCTGTCGCGACGCCGGCGTGCCGGTCGCGATCGCCATGGCGGGCGGCTATGCGGAGCCGATCGACGACACCGTGACGATCCACGTCAACACCGTCACGACGGCAGCCCGTCTGCTGCGCGACGGTGCCTGA
- a CDS encoding zinc ribbon domain-containing protein YjdM — translation MSSLPKCPACGSEYTYEDGANYVCPECAHEWPQAGVEDAGEAQKVFKDANGNVLQDGDSVTVIKDLKVKGSSLVVKVGTKVKNIRLVEGDHDIDCKIDGIGAMKLKSEFVKKL, via the coding sequence ATGAGCAGTCTGCCCAAATGTCCCGCATGCGGTTCGGAATATACCTACGAGGACGGCGCCAATTACGTCTGTCCCGAATGCGCCCACGAATGGCCGCAGGCCGGCGTCGAGGACGCGGGCGAGGCGCAGAAGGTGTTCAAGGACGCCAACGGCAACGTGCTGCAGGATGGCGATAGCGTCACCGTGATCAAGGACCTGAAGGTCAAGGGCTCGTCGCTGGTGGTCAAGGTCGGCACCAAGGTCAAGAACATCCGCCTGGTGGAGGGTGATCACGATATCGACTGCAAGATCGACGGCATCGGCGCGATGAAGCTGAAGTCGGAGTTCGTGAAGAAGCTGTGA
- a CDS encoding NRDE family protein: MCLIVLAWQAHEAYPLIVAANRDEFLNRPAAPAHWWTDAGDILAGRDLEAGGTWMGLSRHGRFAALTNYRDPSRHVAGAPSRGALVRMALEHDAGAEATLQHLASDSAAYAAFNLLVGDGRSLGVLESTTGRVRMLEPGIYGLSNHLLDTPWPKLKKTREGLHALLPRLPDDDAVLALLRDGTPAPDPHLPDTGVSLEWERWLSPAFIRAPGYGTRCSSLVMTDRHGQTRLHEWTWDGHGELRSEVTHQFKVSPPV, translated from the coding sequence ATGTGCCTGATCGTCCTCGCCTGGCAGGCGCATGAAGCGTACCCGCTGATCGTCGCCGCAAACCGCGACGAATTCCTGAATCGACCGGCAGCGCCCGCGCACTGGTGGACCGACGCCGGCGACATCCTTGCCGGGCGCGACCTCGAGGCCGGCGGCACCTGGATGGGGCTGAGCCGCCACGGACGCTTCGCCGCGCTGACCAACTATCGCGACCCGAGCCGCCATGTTGCCGGCGCCCCCTCGCGCGGCGCGCTGGTGCGCATGGCCCTGGAGCACGACGCCGGTGCCGAGGCCACGCTGCAGCACCTGGCCAGCGACAGTGCGGCCTACGCCGCCTTCAACCTGCTGGTGGGCGACGGGCGCTCGCTCGGTGTCCTCGAGAGCACCACCGGCCGCGTGCGCATGCTCGAACCCGGTATCTACGGGCTGTCGAACCACCTGCTCGACACCCCCTGGCCCAAGCTGAAGAAGACGCGCGAAGGTCTGCACGCCTTGCTGCCGCGCTTGCCCGACGACGACGCGGTGCTGGCGCTGCTGCGCGATGGCACGCCCGCGCCCGATCCCCACCTGCCCGACACCGGCGTCAGCCTCGAATGGGAACGCTGGCTATCCCCCGCCTTCATCCGTGCCCCCGGTTACGGCACGCGCTGTTCGAGCCTGGTCATGACCGACCGCCACGGCCAGACCCGCCTGCACGAGTGGACCTGGGATGGTCACGGCGAACTGCGCAGCGAAGTCACCCACCAGTTCAAGGTCTCGCCCCCGGTCTGA
- a CDS encoding PilZ domain-containing protein, translating into MSTQAKPQMARPGVLSLNINSKSALYAAYMPFLNNGGLFVPTPKTYNLGDEVFMLLQLMDDPTRHPVAGRVVWVTPPGAQGGKTPGVGVQFSDDEAGKGLRGRIEQILAGHLGSNRPTHTL; encoded by the coding sequence ATGAGTACCCAAGCCAAGCCCCAGATGGCGCGCCCCGGCGTGCTGTCGCTGAACATCAATTCCAAGTCGGCACTGTACGCGGCCTACATGCCCTTCCTGAACAACGGTGGCTTGTTCGTTCCCACGCCCAAGACCTATAACCTGGGCGACGAGGTGTTCATGCTGCTGCAACTGATGGACGATCCGACCCGCCATCCGGTGGCGGGCCGCGTGGTCTGGGTCACTCCGCCGGGCGCGCAGGGCGGCAAGACGCCGGGGGTGGGCGTGCAGTTCTCGGACGACGAGGCAGGCAAGGGCCTGCGTGGGCGGATCGAGCAGATCCTCGCGGGCCACCTTGGTTCGAACCGTCCGACGCATACACTTTAA
- a CDS encoding DUF429 domain-containing protein has translation MAAALTLIGVDFTSAPRPAKPITAAFGRLEGDTVVLERVEKLVDWPAFESLLMRSGPWLGAFDFPFGLPREAVVDLGWPTTWPELVRYCAHLGKTAFRAALDAYRETRPIGKRYAHRATDLPARSHSPLKLVNPPVGLMFLEGVPRLLAAGLSVPGVHAADAHRLAVEAYPGLLARSITAESYKSDDKHKQTPERRTARTRIVDAIGAGHGIAGIALHATQAQQTALIEDASGDSLDAVLALLQAAACARAGAPHYGLPPDLDPLEGWIAGA, from the coding sequence ATGGCAGCCGCGCTGACGCTGATCGGCGTCGACTTCACTTCCGCGCCGCGTCCGGCCAAGCCGATCACCGCCGCGTTCGGGAGGCTCGAAGGAGACACCGTCGTCCTCGAGCGGGTGGAGAAGCTGGTTGACTGGCCCGCCTTCGAGTCCCTGCTGATGCGTTCCGGTCCATGGCTGGGCGCCTTCGACTTTCCCTTCGGCCTGCCCCGCGAGGCAGTCGTCGACCTGGGCTGGCCGACGACCTGGCCCGAGCTGGTCCGATACTGCGCCCACCTGGGAAAGACGGCCTTCCGTGCCGCGCTGGACGCTTATCGTGAAACGCGCCCGATCGGCAAGCGCTACGCCCACCGCGCCACCGACCTGCCGGCGCGCTCGCACAGCCCGCTGAAGCTGGTCAACCCGCCGGTGGGGCTGATGTTCCTGGAAGGCGTGCCGCGCCTGCTGGCCGCGGGACTGTCCGTACCCGGCGTGCATGCGGCGGACGCGCATCGACTCGCGGTGGAGGCCTACCCCGGCCTGCTCGCACGCAGCATCACAGCCGAATCGTACAAGAGCGACGACAAGCACAAGCAGACGCCCGAACGGCGCACCGCCCGCACGCGGATCGTGGACGCCATTGGCGCCGGCCACGGCATCGCAGGCATTGCGCTGCACGCCACACAGGCACAGCAGACCGCATTGATCGAGGACGCCAGCGGCGACAGCCTGGACGCGGTCCTCGCACTGCTGCAGGCCGCCGCCTGCGCCCGCGCAGGCGCACCGCACTACGGATTGCCACCAGACCTGGACCCGCTCGAAGGCTGGATCGCCGGCGCCTGA
- the dbpA gene encoding ATP-dependent RNA helicase DbpA: protein MTDIIPPDGPSAEHAVPLATTPAASARGFDALSLPPAMLANLQQLGYLSMTSIQAAALPPALDGRDLIAQAKTGSGKTVAFALPLLNRLDPQRLDVQALVLCPTRELADQVTQEIRRLARFADNIKVLSLCGGTPMRPQRESLAHGAHIAVGTPGRIMDHLERGSLKLEALSTLVLDEADRMLDMGFHDDIAWIASHCPVRRQTLLFSATFPAGIAALAQRYQREPLQVKLAEQHAPDKIRQYFFEIEHAARLQAVATLLRHYRPASTLAFCNTRQQCRALVELLRGEGFRALALHGEMDQRERDQVLIQFANRSCSVLVATDVAARGLDIAQLETVINVDVTPDPEVHVHRIGRTGRGDEAGLALSLCSNADRRRVATIAEAMGFTPEWQALENLEIPNSSPLQPPMATLLILGGRKDKIRPGDVLGALSGEAGLTREQVGKITVTDQNTYAAVAREIASDAARRLAAGKLKGRTVKVRVLEG from the coding sequence ATGACCGACATTATCCCCCCTGACGGCCCCAGCGCCGAACACGCCGTCCCACTCGCCACCACGCCCGCTGCCTCGGCCCGGGGCTTCGACGCCCTGTCCTTGCCGCCTGCGATGCTGGCCAACCTCCAGCAACTGGGCTATCTGTCGATGACGTCGATCCAGGCCGCAGCGCTGCCGCCGGCGCTGGATGGCCGCGACCTCATCGCCCAGGCCAAGACCGGCAGCGGCAAGACGGTTGCCTTCGCCCTGCCCTTGCTCAACCGGCTCGATCCGCAACGGCTGGACGTGCAGGCCCTGGTGCTGTGCCCGACGCGCGAGCTGGCCGACCAGGTCACGCAGGAGATCCGCCGTCTCGCCCGCTTCGCCGACAACATCAAGGTGCTGTCGCTATGCGGCGGCACGCCCATGCGCCCGCAGCGCGAAAGCCTGGCGCACGGCGCGCATATCGCAGTCGGCACGCCGGGCCGCATCATGGACCATCTGGAGCGTGGCAGCCTGAAGCTCGAGGCGCTGAGCACCCTGGTGCTCGACGAGGCCGATCGCATGCTGGACATGGGCTTCCACGACGACATCGCGTGGATCGCCAGCCACTGCCCGGTTCGCCGCCAGACGCTTTTGTTCTCGGCCACCTTCCCCGCAGGCATCGCGGCGCTGGCACAGCGCTACCAGCGCGAACCGCTGCAGGTGAAGCTCGCCGAGCAGCACGCACCGGACAAGATCCGCCAGTACTTCTTCGAGATCGAACACGCGGCACGCCTGCAGGCCGTCGCCACCCTGTTGCGCCATTACCGGCCCGCCAGCACGCTGGCCTTCTGCAACACGCGCCAGCAATGCCGTGCGCTGGTCGAACTGCTGCGCGGCGAGGGCTTCCGTGCGCTGGCGCTGCATGGCGAGATGGATCAGCGCGAGCGCGACCAGGTGTTGATCCAGTTCGCCAACCGCAGCTGCTCGGTGCTGGTCGCCACGGATGTCGCCGCACGCGGGCTGGACATCGCACAACTCGAGACGGTGATCAACGTCGATGTCACGCCCGACCCCGAGGTTCACGTCCATCGCATCGGGCGCACCGGGCGGGGCGACGAGGCCGGACTCGCGCTCAGCCTGTGCAGCAACGCCGATCGACGCCGCGTGGCGACGATCGCCGAGGCCATGGGCTTCACGCCCGAATGGCAGGCGCTTGAAAACCTGGAGATCCCGAACTCGTCGCCGCTGCAGCCGCCGATGGCCACGCTTCTGATCCTGGGCGGACGCAAGGACAAGATCCGCCCCGGCGACGTGCTGGGCGCCCTTTCGGGCGAGGCAGGCCTGACTCGAGAGCAGGTGGGCAAGATCACCGTCACCGACCAGAACACCTACGCGGCCGTTGCGCGTGAGATCGCCAGCGATGCCGCCCGCCGGCTGGCTGCGGGCAAGCTCAAGGGGCGGACGGTGAAGGTCCGCGTGCTCGAAGGATGA
- the mltG gene encoding endolytic transglycosylase MltG: MKRLLLRIVLLLLALAVLAAGALYVLAHRPLQLKDEVVDFTVSRGLGMRQAANVIAAAGVDVNPALLSGLARISGRATSIKAGSYEVHRGVTPWQIVLKLSDGDVSQAEVLLVEGWTFAQVRRALESHPEIEPDTAGLSDAEILARIGAAESHPEGLFFPDTYLFDKRSQASGVLRRAYHAMQSRLAQAWAQRDPALPLQSPYQALILASIVEKETGRAEDRGLVASVFANRLRIGMPLQTDPTVIYGLGADFDGRLRRKHLDTDHPWNTYTRGGLPPTPIAMPGPEALRAAVKPQQSEYLYFVARGDGSSQFSRTLNEHNQAVNRYIRNGSKP, encoded by the coding sequence ATGAAACGTCTCCTGCTTCGCATCGTCCTGTTGCTGCTCGCCCTGGCCGTCCTCGCGGCAGGCGCGCTGTATGTGCTCGCCCATCGACCGCTGCAACTGAAGGACGAGGTGGTCGACTTCACCGTGTCGCGCGGGCTGGGCATGCGCCAGGCAGCCAACGTCATCGCCGCGGCCGGCGTCGATGTGAATCCCGCGCTGCTGAGCGGGCTGGCGCGCATCTCCGGGCGGGCCACCTCGATCAAGGCCGGTAGCTACGAGGTGCACCGCGGCGTCACGCCGTGGCAGATCGTGCTCAAGCTGTCCGACGGCGACGTGTCGCAGGCCGAGGTGCTGCTGGTGGAAGGCTGGACCTTTGCGCAGGTGCGCCGCGCGCTCGAGAGCCATCCCGAGATCGAGCCCGATACGGCCGGGTTGAGCGACGCCGAGATCCTGGCGCGGATCGGCGCCGCCGAATCGCATCCCGAGGGCTTGTTCTTTCCCGATACCTACCTGTTCGACAAGCGCTCGCAAGCCTCCGGCGTGCTGCGCAGGGCCTACCACGCCATGCAGTCGCGGCTGGCGCAGGCGTGGGCGCAACGCGATCCGGCGCTGCCGCTGCAGTCGCCCTATCAGGCGCTGATCCTTGCCTCGATCGTCGAGAAGGAGACCGGGCGTGCCGAGGATCGCGGGCTGGTCGCCTCCGTGTTCGCCAACCGATTGCGCATCGGCATGCCGCTGCAGACGGATCCGACCGTCATCTACGGTCTCGGCGCCGATTTCGATGGTCGCCTGCGGCGCAAGCACCTCGACACCGACCACCCCTGGAACACCTATACGCGTGGCGGCTTGCCCCCGACGCCGATTGCGATGCCGGGGCCCGAGGCCCTGCGCGCAGCGGTCAAGCCGCAGCAGAGCGAGTACCTGTATTTTGTCGCGCGCGGCGATGGCAGCAGCCAGTTCTCGCGCACGCTCAACGAACACAACCAGGCGGTCAACCGCTACATCCGCAACGGGAGCAAGCCTTGA
- a CDS encoding ankyrin repeat domain-containing protein encodes MHKDLPEVRSPRVRARNLFAAGALAACSLLSSAALAGAYDDALSAATSGDARALSSLLQRGVDPDTVDSNGNTLLILAARDGRTDAVQALLQYRAKINYRNAAGDSALMLAVLRGHEDTARFLIKAGAALNQEGWAPLHYAAFEGREALLDDLVAAGADVNAPAPNQATPLMLAARNGHIGFVRRLLANPRTELNVLNDAGLSADAWALQNRNTDIAELIQAERKRRGLPAPAIRVTIE; translated from the coding sequence ATGCACAAAGACCTGCCTGAAGTCCGTTCGCCGCGCGTCCGTGCGCGCAACCTGTTCGCAGCAGGCGCGCTCGCGGCCTGCAGCCTGCTGTCGAGTGCGGCGCTGGCCGGCGCCTACGACGATGCGCTGAGCGCGGCCACCTCGGGCGACGCGAGGGCGCTGTCCAGCCTGCTGCAGCGTGGCGTCGACCCTGACACCGTCGATTCCAACGGCAACACCTTGCTCATCCTGGCCGCGCGAGACGGGCGCACGGACGCAGTGCAGGCCCTGCTGCAGTATCGCGCGAAGATCAACTACCGCAACGCCGCGGGCGACTCGGCGCTGATGCTGGCGGTGCTGCGCGGCCATGAGGACACCGCCCGTTTCCTCATCAAGGCGGGAGCAGCCCTCAATCAGGAAGGCTGGGCCCCGCTGCACTATGCCGCGTTCGAGGGGCGTGAGGCCTTGCTCGACGATCTGGTTGCGGCCGGAGCAGACGTCAATGCGCCCGCCCCGAACCAGGCGACGCCCCTGATGCTGGCCGCGCGCAACGGCCACATCGGCTTCGTGCGTCGCCTGCTGGCGAACCCGCGCACCGAGCTCAACGTGCTCAACGATGCAGGCCTGTCGGCCGACGCCTGGGCGCTGCAGAACCGCAACACCGACATCGCCGAACTGATCCAGGCCGAGCGCAAGCGTCGCGGCCTGCCGGCGCCGGCGATCAGGGTCACGATCGAGTAG
- a CDS encoding YgfZ/GcvT domain-containing protein has translation MTVWTDHLAHLGATLADNALSFAAPADEACATTDATIAVPLLHLGTIRSVGPDSAEFLHNLVSNDVKKLPADGAAWNSFNSPKGRMIASFLMWSEAEGHAMMVSADILPAFLKKFSMYVLRSKVKLSDASSGIALIGVSGANAAAALGAAGLAVPAEAMKQTGGGDAPRCIRLNDSSFVVAVDTAAAPALFDALQAGGASRAGTAAWQLAMIRAGLPLITAPTQEEFVAQMLNYELIGGVSFHKGCYPGQEIVARTQYLGKLKKRMYRVAIPAGSAAQAGTDLYAPDFGEQSAGKLVNVAPAADGGFEALAVLQTSSAEAGEIHLGSVDGPRLALLDLPYALG, from the coding sequence ATGACCGTCTGGACCGATCACCTCGCACACCTTGGCGCCACCCTGGCCGACAACGCACTGAGTTTCGCAGCCCCCGCCGACGAGGCGTGCGCGACGACCGACGCCACGATCGCCGTGCCCTTGCTGCATCTGGGCACGATCCGCTCGGTCGGTCCGGATTCGGCCGAGTTCCTGCACAACCTGGTCTCGAACGACGTCAAGAAACTCCCCGCCGACGGCGCCGCCTGGAACAGCTTCAACTCCCCCAAGGGCCGCATGATCGCCAGCTTCCTGATGTGGTCGGAAGCGGAAGGACACGCGATGATGGTGTCAGCCGACATCCTGCCGGCCTTCCTCAAGAAGTTCTCGATGTATGTCTTGCGCAGCAAGGTGAAGCTGTCCGACGCGAGCAGCGGCATCGCCCTGATCGGGGTCAGCGGGGCGAACGCTGCAGCGGCGCTGGGCGCCGCCGGCCTCGCCGTGCCGGCCGAGGCGATGAAGCAGACGGGCGGCGGAGACGCGCCGCGCTGTATCCGGCTCAACGACAGCAGTTTCGTCGTGGCGGTCGATACCGCAGCGGCACCGGCCCTGTTCGATGCGCTGCAGGCCGGTGGCGCAAGCCGCGCCGGCACGGCAGCCTGGCAGCTGGCGATGATCCGCGCCGGCTTGCCGCTCATCACCGCGCCCACCCAGGAAGAGTTCGTCGCGCAGATGCTCAACTACGAGCTGATCGGCGGCGTGAGCTTTCACAAGGGCTGCTACCCCGGGCAGGAGATCGTCGCCCGCACGCAGTACCTCGGCAAGCTGAAGAAGCGCATGTACCGCGTGGCGATTCCCGCGGGCAGCGCCGCGCAGGCGGGCACCGACCTGTACGCACCGGATTTCGGCGAGCAGTCGGCAGGCAAGCTGGTCAACGTCGCACCGGCTGCGGATGGCGGCTTCGAAGCGCTGGCGGTGCTGCAGACCAGCAGCGCCGAGGCCGGCGAAATTCACCTCGGCAGCGTCGATGGCCCCCGCCTCGCCCTGCTCGACCTGCCCTACGCACTGGGCTGA
- a CDS encoding TatD family hydrolase, translating into MYVDSHCHLDFPDLAAREDEVLATMAANDVGTALCISVKLEDFPRVLGLAERHPQLWASVGVHPDNADCDEPDVARLVALADHLKVVAIGETGLDYYWQKDAPEWQRARFRTHIRAARETGKPLIIHTRSAADDTLRLMREENAGEAGGVMHCFTESWDVAAGALELGFYISFSGIVTFRNAKDLKEVARRVPLDRLLIETDSPYLAPVPHRGKTNEPGWVVHVAEELARLRDEPLETIAAATTDNFFRLFSHAQRPA; encoded by the coding sequence ATGTACGTAGATTCCCACTGCCATCTCGATTTCCCCGATCTTGCCGCGCGCGAGGATGAGGTGCTGGCCACGATGGCCGCCAACGACGTGGGCACGGCGCTGTGCATCAGCGTCAAGCTCGAGGACTTTCCGCGTGTGCTGGGCCTGGCCGAACGCCATCCGCAGCTGTGGGCCTCGGTTGGCGTCCATCCCGACAACGCCGACTGCGACGAGCCCGACGTGGCGCGCCTCGTGGCGCTCGCCGATCACCTGAAGGTGGTGGCGATCGGCGAGACCGGGCTCGACTACTACTGGCAGAAGGATGCCCCCGAGTGGCAGCGTGCGCGCTTTCGCACCCACATCCGCGCGGCACGCGAGACCGGCAAGCCGCTGATCATCCACACGCGCAGTGCGGCTGACGACACCTTGCGCTTGATGCGCGAGGAGAATGCGGGCGAGGCCGGCGGCGTGATGCACTGCTTCACCGAGAGCTGGGACGTGGCGGCCGGTGCGCTGGAACTCGGCTTCTACATTTCTTTCTCAGGCATCGTGACCTTCCGCAACGCGAAGGACCTGAAGGAGGTCGCAAGGCGCGTGCCGCTCGACCGCCTGCTGATCGAGACCGATTCACCCTACCTCGCACCCGTACCCCACCGCGGCAAGACCAATGAGCCGGGCTGGGTGGTGCATGTGGCCGAGGAACTTGCCCGCCTGCGCGACGAGCCGCTGGAAACCATCGCAGCGGCGACCACCGACAACTTTTTCCGCCTGTTCAGCCATGCACAAAGACCTGCCTGA
- the tmk gene encoding dTMP kinase — protein MPTHGAAAGKTRSRGCFITFEGIDGAGKSSQIAAVVALLRARGIDVDQSREPGGTPLGERLRELLLHEPMHLETEAMLMFAARREHLAARIEPALAAGRWVVCDRFSDATFAYQVGGRGLAREKFEALEAWVHPGLQPDLTLLFDLPPDIAAGRVASTGVDPDRFEREQRDFFERVRGAYLERARQAPQRIRVIDANRPPEVIRTEIERIVAEALSA, from the coding sequence ATGCCGACTCATGGGGCCGCGGCAGGCAAGACCCGGTCACGCGGCTGTTTCATCACTTTCGAAGGCATCGACGGTGCGGGCAAGAGCAGCCAGATCGCGGCCGTCGTGGCGTTGCTGCGCGCGCGCGGGATCGATGTCGATCAGTCCCGCGAACCGGGCGGTACGCCCTTGGGCGAGCGTCTGCGCGAACTGCTGCTGCACGAGCCGATGCATCTCGAGACCGAGGCGATGCTGATGTTCGCGGCGCGTCGCGAGCATCTGGCGGCACGTATCGAACCCGCTCTGGCTGCAGGACGCTGGGTGGTGTGCGACCGCTTCTCCGACGCCACCTTCGCCTACCAGGTCGGGGGGCGCGGGCTCGCACGCGAGAAGTTCGAGGCGCTCGAGGCCTGGGTCCATCCCGGCCTGCAGCCCGATCTGACCTTGCTGTTCGATCTGCCGCCCGACATCGCCGCGGGCCGCGTCGCGTCCACCGGCGTCGATCCCGACCGTTTCGAGCGCGAGCAGCGCGATTTCTTCGAGCGGGTGCGTGGCGCCTATCTGGAACGGGCCCGCCAGGCGCCGCAGCGTATCCGCGTGATCGATGCCAACCGGCCGCCCGAGGTGATCCGAACCGAGATCGAGCGCATCGTGGCCGAGGCCCTGTCGGCATGA
- the holB gene encoding DNA polymerase III subunit delta', producing MIHPWMQPAWTRLVELGERLPHALLFVGPPGLGKRELAEALAARLLCDTPRADGHACGQCEPCQWRLSGNHPDLHYVVPAADAVVEGGDAEGGEGAGKEGGKAKSEQIVIEQIRELQSALSVTGHHGARRVVVLDPAEAMNVFTANALLKLLEEPPAGCVFLLVSSAPRRLLPTIRSRCQQWPFSRPDAQSLAHWKAGAEPGTRALLAIAGGMPLAAERMAQNGSAALLERFVRDIGGLQPKDALRLASQWEAWLKSKEALAAGFGLPQLADWMQRWVGDLATLRLGGSVRFFPDHEGLLSSLASRLSVAAVSGCYNEITQIRKVSRHPLNLRLVLEDMLLRYARAIAGVRG from the coding sequence ATGATCCATCCCTGGATGCAGCCTGCCTGGACGCGGCTCGTCGAACTCGGCGAACGCCTGCCGCATGCGCTGCTGTTCGTCGGGCCGCCCGGCCTGGGCAAGCGCGAACTGGCCGAGGCGCTCGCTGCGCGTCTGTTGTGCGACACGCCCCGTGCGGACGGCCACGCCTGCGGCCAGTGTGAGCCCTGTCAGTGGCGTCTTTCGGGGAACCACCCCGATCTGCACTACGTCGTGCCGGCCGCTGACGCGGTGGTCGAGGGCGGTGACGCCGAAGGCGGCGAGGGGGCAGGCAAGGAGGGCGGCAAGGCCAAGTCCGAGCAGATCGTGATCGAGCAGATCCGCGAGCTGCAATCGGCCCTGAGCGTGACCGGGCATCATGGCGCGCGTCGCGTGGTGGTGCTCGATCCGGCCGAGGCGATGAACGTGTTCACCGCCAACGCCCTGCTGAAGCTGCTCGAAGAGCCGCCCGCGGGCTGTGTCTTTCTGCTCGTCTCATCGGCGCCGCGGCGCCTGCTGCCGACCATCCGCAGTCGCTGCCAGCAGTGGCCGTTCTCGCGGCCGGACGCACAGTCACTGGCGCACTGGAAGGCAGGCGCCGAGCCCGGCACCCGGGCGCTGCTCGCGATTGCAGGCGGCATGCCATTGGCGGCGGAACGCATGGCGCAGAACGGTAGCGCTGCGCTGCTCGAGCGCTTCGTGCGCGACATCGGTGGCTTGCAGCCCAAGGATGCGTTGCGCCTGGCGAGTCAGTGGGAAGCCTGGTTGAAGTCCAAGGAGGCGCTGGCGGCGGGCTTCGGCCTTCCGCAACTCGCCGACTGGATGCAGCGCTGGGTCGGTGACCTGGCGACCCTGAGGCTGGGCGGAAGCGTGCGCTTCTTCCCCGACCATGAAGGTCTGTTGTCGTCGCTCGCGAGCCGCCTCAGCGTCGCCGCAGTGAGTGGCTGTTACAATGAAATCACGCAGATCCGCAAGGTGTCCCGGCATCCATTGAACCTGCGCCTGGTGCTGGAAGACATGCTGTTGCGCTACGCGCGCGCCATTGCCGGAGTCCGAGGATGA